One Chloroflexota bacterium genomic window, CTGCGCGCCCGCCCGCACATCGGCCTGCGGGTCAACACGCTGAAACTGGGCGTGGAAGAGGCGCCCAAGCGCCTGCCCTTTGCGCTGACGCCGGTGCCGTGGTGCCGCGCCGGTTTCCGGGTGACCGATGGCAGCCGCCCCGGCAAGCACCCCTACCACGCCGCCGGGCTGTATTACCTGCAGGAACCCAGCGCGATGGCTCCGGCCGAAATTCTGGCGCCGCAGCCGGGCGAGCGGGTGCTCGATTTGGCCGCTGCGCCGGGCGGCAAGACCACCCACCTTGCCGCGCTGATGCAAAACGAGGGGCTGCTGATTGCCAGCGATGTGCAGCCCAAGCGCGTCCATGAGATGACCAACAACCTGGACCGCTGGGGGGCGACCCACCTCGCCGTGCTGGTCGAGCAGCCTCGCCGCCTGGCCGAGCGGCTGGGGGCGTTTTTCGACCGCGTGCTGGTCGATGCCCCCTGCTCCGGCGAGGGGATGTTCCGCAAAGACCCCTCGGCGCGCCGCACCTGGACGCCCAACCACGTCGCCCGCTGCGCCCGCATTCAGGAAGGCATCCTGCGGCACGCGGCGCGGCTGGTGCGCCCCGGCGGCTTCCTGCTTTACAGCACCTGCACCTTTGCCCCCGAAGAGGACGAGGGCACGATAGGCCGCTTTTTGGCCGCACACCCCGACTACGAAGTCGTGACCATCCCTGCGGCGCATGGGCTGGCGCGTGCCCGCCCCGAATGGGCTGCTGCCCCGCCGGAAGTGGCCGGTGCGGTGCGCCTTTGGCCGCACAAGGTGGCCGGGGAAGGCCATTTCGTGGTCCTGCTCCGACGGCGGGAAGACGCCCCGCCCGGCCCCTCGCTGCCTTTGCTGCGCCCCCGCCCGCCGCGCGGCGAATTGCTGGCGCACTACCGCACCTTTGTGGCCGAAACCCTGTGCTGCGAGCCGGTGCCGCGTGACCGGCTGGCCGTCTTCGGCAACCGCCTGTACGCCCTCCCCGAAGGGCTGCCCGACCTCAAAGGGCTGAAGGTGGAACGCTTCGGCTGGTGGCTGGGTTCGTTCAAGACCGGCCGCTTCGAGCCTTCTCACGCCCTGGCGCTGGCGCTCACGGCCGACGACTTCCTTCAGACCGTGGATTTCGCCGCCGACGCCCCCGAAGCCCTCGCCTACCTGCGGCGGCAGCCCATCGCGGCTTCCGGCCCCGACGGCTGGGTGGCCGTCACGGTAGAGGGCTTCCCCCTGGGCTGGGCGCGGCGGGTGCAGGGCGTGCTCAAGAGCAAAGCCCCCCGCTGGCTTGGGAGAATTTGAACATGTCGTTGCAGGCACGCGAAGAAAAACTCGGCAAGGGCTACGACCCGCAGGTGGCGCGGCGGTTGTGGGGCTTCCTGAAGCCTTACAAACACCGCTTCCTCACCGCGCTGATTTTGATGTTGGGCGCGTCGGCGGCGAGCGTTGCCGGGCCCTATTTCGTCAAAATGGCCATCGACCAGGGCATTGCGGGGCATTCCCGCCCGGCCCTGGCGCGGGCTGTGCTGCTTTACCTCGGCGTGGCCGCCATTTTGTGGCTCTTCACCTTCCTGCGGGTCAACATCATGGCGCGCGTCGGGCAGGCCATCATCTACGACCTGCGCCAGCAAATGTTTGCCCACATCCAGAACCTTTCCCTTGGCTTCTTCAACCACTACGGCGTCGGGCGGATGATTTCGCGCCTCATCAACGACGTCGGCGTGCTGCGGCAATTCCTCACCTGGGCGGTGCTGGCCGTGGTGCGGGACTTGTTCACGCTGGCAGGCATCGTGGTGGTGATGCTGAGCATGGACTGGCGGCTCTCGCTGCTCACTTTTACCGTGCTGCCGCTGATGGCGCTGGCGACGGCGCGTTTCCGCAAACTGGCGCGGGAAAACTACCGCAAGGTGCGGGCGGCCATCAGTTGGGTGAACGCCGTGCTGGCCGAAAACATCCACGGCGTGCGGGTGGTGCAGGCTTTCGTGCGGGAAGAACGCAATTTGCAAACCTTCCGCGACGAGGTCAACCGGCACAACCTGGAAGTCAACCTGCAGGCGGCCAAAGTTACTTCGCTTTTCTTCCCCACGATTGACTTTTTGGGCAAAGTGGCCACGGCGGTGGTGGTCTATTTCGGCGGCGCGGCGGTGCTGGGGCAGCACATTACCGCCGGTGTATTGGTGGCTTTCGTGCTTTACATTGACCGCTTCTTCGAGCCGATTCGCTCCCTCAGCCAGCGGTACGACCAGTTCCAGTCCACCATGGCGGGCGGTGAGCGCATTTTCGCGCTGCTCGATACGTCCCCCGAAGTCCACGATGCCCCCGACGCCATCGACCTGCCGCCCATCCGCGGCGATGTAGATTTCGACCATGTCTGGTTTTATTACCCCGACGCCCCCGATGTGCCGGTGCTGGAAGACATTGACCTGCACGTCCCCGCCGGGCAAACGCTGGCGCTGGTAGGGGAAACCGGCGCGGGCAAGACCACCATCGTGAAACTGGTTTCCCGCTTTTACGACCCCACCCGCGGCCGCGTGCTGGTGGATGGCTACGACCTGCGGCACGTTACCCAGCGCAGTTTGCGCCGCCAGATGGGCGTGGTGCTGCAAGAGCCGTTTCTGTTTTCCGGCAGCGTGAGGGAAAACATCCGCTTTGGGCGGCTGGACGCCAGCGACGAGGAAGTGGAAGCCGCCGCCCAAGCCGTGGGCGCGCACGATTTCATCATGCGCCTGCCGGAAGGCTACGAAACGCCGGTGGCCGAGGGCGGCCTGATGCTTTCGGTGGGGCAGCGGCAGTTGATTTCCTTTGCCCGCGCGCTGCTCGCCGACCCCCGCATCCTCATTCTGGACGAAGCGACTTCCAGCGTCGATACCCAAACCGAGCGGCTGATTCAGCAGGCTCTGGCACGGCTACTGCAGGGACGCACCGCGTTTGTGATTGCCCACCGCCTTTCCACCATCGTCCACGCCGACCAGATCGCCGTGGTGGACCAGGGGCGGGTGGTGGAACTTGGCACCCACGCCGAATTGATGGCGAAAAACGGGCTGTATGCCCGCCTGTACCGCATGGGCTTTCGCGAGATGGAGTAAAATTGCCGCAAGGCGGGGTGCCATCCCGCCCTGCATCGCTACGGAAAAACGCATCTATCGTCTCAGCAAGGAAAACCACAGATTGCCCAGATTCCGCAGATGCAGAAAAACACAGAAGGCGCAGAAAAACTCCGTAATTACCTACCCAGAAGCGTTGCGGGTAGCCCTGTGCCCATCAATGCTCCCCCGGAGAACCCAGAGGACACGGAGAGTATTTCTTTATTGCAAGTTGCTTTTTGGAGTGCGGTGCCTTGGCACCGCTTTGGAAAGCGGCGACTCGTCGCCGCACTCCAAAGAAAAACTGCCGACAGAAGCACTTTGCCACCACGCAGGTAAATTACAAAACTCCAGAAAACACCGCGTTTTTCTTTGCATTCTTTACCCTCTCTGCGCCTATGGGTTACTTCCCTGGCGCCTGGCATTCTAAAAATACGCAAGCATCTGTGACGATCGACGGCTGATTTTTCCAGGGCTGAACAGTTACAGGAAATTCGGAAGGCGAAAGCATGGCCGAAAAACCCCCTCACACATTGCGCATCCCCGCATGGGGCTGGCTGCTCATCCTGCTGCTGGTGGGGCTGGCGGCGGGTGTAGGCATGCGCCGGGTGGTGGAAGCCCGCGCCCCGCGGGCGCTGCCCACCGCCACGGCCACGGCTTCCCCTACGCCGACGGCCACGCCCACGGCTTCCCCCTCGCCGACGCCGCCCCCCGCGCCTGCCGTCGCGCTTGCGGCGACGCCCACGCCGCCCGCGCTTTCCCTCACTTTCCCTCCCGGCCTGACCGTGCTGGCGCTGCAGGAAGGGGCTTACAGCCAGTTGTTTGCCTATGCCGATGGTCAGTTGCCCCTCACCCGCCTGACCGCCGACGCCGCCGACCACCTCGCCCCGGCGCTCTCGCCCGATGGCCGCACCCTGGCCTACGCCCTCCACCGGCAGGGGCGCTGGAGCCTCGCCCTGCTTTCCCTCGCCGACGGCACGACCACCACCCTCCCCAACGCCGACGGTGCGTACGTCGGCGCGCCTTCCTGGTCACCCGACGGCTTGTGGCTGGCCTATGAGCGTTACGCCGAAAACAACCTGGATATCTTCATCCGCGATCGCGATGGCAAGCAGCAGCCCATCCGCCTCACGGCGAACCCCGCCGCCGACGACGCCCCCGCCTGGGCGCCGCAGGGACGGCTGATTGCCTTCGTTTCCACCCGCGAGGGCGCGCCGCAAATCTTTCTGGCCGATCTGGACAAAGCCGGTGCGGCGCGCTTCCGCCGCCTTTCCCGCCCGGAAGATGGCCCCTGCCGCCATCCCGCCTGGTCGCCCGACGGCCGCTACCTGGCCTGGAGCCAGACCCGCGGCGGCGTGCCCCTGCTGATGGTGTGGGATGCCGCCCATCCCGACCGGCCGCCGCGCGTCCTCGGCGAAGGCTGGTGGCCGCAGTGGGGCGCCGACGGCACGCTGGGGGCGGTGGTGCGCCTTCCCCACGGCGATGCCCTCACGGCTTATGCGCTTTCCCGCCGTCAGGCGTTGCCCCTGCTGCCGCTCCCCGGCACGGTGCGGGGCTTCGCTATCGAGAAGGCAACGGTGCGGCTGGCGTTTTCCCCTGCCATCGCGCAGATGACCCCTACCCCTGCCTGGACGCCCGAAACCCACCCCATCGGCCCCGACCAGCGGCTGGGCACCGTCCCGCTGAAAGGCGTCAAGGCGCCGTACTCCAAACTGAGCGACGCCGCCGACGAGGCCTTTGCCGCCCTGCGTGCGCTGCTGGCGCAAAAGGCCGGCTGGGATGTGCTCGGCACGCTGGAAAACGCCTTCGTGCCCCTCACCGCCCCCCTGCCGCCCGGCCTGGGGCAGGATTGGCTCTACACCGGCCGCTCCATTGCCCTCCCGACCACGCCGCTTCAGGCCGGATGGATGGTCGTGGTGCGGGAAGGCCTGCCGCCTTACACCTACTGGCGGGTGTTCGTGCGCGCGGCCAAACAGGATGGCAGCCTCGGCCAGCCCCTCCACGCCCTGCCGTGGGATTTCAACGCCCGTTTCGACGGCGACATCACGGCCTTTGAGCAGGGGGGCGCGTACGCCGCCGCCGTGCCGCCCGGCTACTGGGTGGATGTGACCGCCCTCGCCCAGGCGCTGGGCTGGGAACGCCTGCCTGCCCTGCCCGACTGGCGGCACGACCTGCCCGGTGCGCGCTTCAACGAGTTTGCCCTGCAGCAAGGGTTGACCTGGCAGGAAGCCATGGAACAACTCTACCCGCGGGAAGCCATCCTCACCCCCACGCCGCACCCCACGCCCGACATTCCCATCCTTACCCCCACCCCCACGCCGGAAGGCTGACCATGCCCGCCCGCGCCGTGCCTGCCGCTGCCCCGCCCGAGCTGCCCGCCCCGCCGCGGCGGGTGGTTTCGTTAGTGCCTTCCGTCACCGAAAGCCTGTTCGACCTCGGCCTGGGGAAAGCCGTCGCGGGCGTGACCGATTACTGTATCCATCCGGCAGAAGCGGTGGCCGGGCTGCCGAAGGTCGGCGGCCCGAAAAACCCCCAACTGGAAGCTATCCTGGCGCTGCAGCCCGACCTGGTGATTGCCAACCGCGAAGAAAACACGCCCGCCGTGGTGCGCGCGCTGGAAGCCGCGGGCGTGCCGGTATGGGTGACGTTTCCCAACACCGTGGCCGAAACGGTGGCCTTTTTGCGAGACCTCGCGGCGCTCTTCCGCAGCCCTGCGGCGGAAAGGCGCGCCGAAGCGATAGCCCAGGCGGTGGAAGCCGCCCGCCGCTTGCCGCGCCGCCGCTGGCGCTATTTCGTGCCCATTTGGGAGGGCGAAACCCGCGGCCTGCGCTGGTGGATGACCTTCAACCGCCACACCTACCCCCACGACCTGCTGGCCCTGTTGGGCGGGGAAAACATCTTCGCCGACCGGCAGCGCCGCTACCCCCTGGAAGCCGACCTCGGCCTCGCGCCGGAACGCCCGGCCCCCGGCCGCGACCGCCGCTACCCGCGGGTGCGGCTGGAAGAAATCGTGGCGGGGCAGCCCGAGGTGGTGCTGCTGCCCGACGAGCCCTGTACGTATGATGCCCGCGGGCGCGAGGCAATGCTGGCCCTGCTGGCCGAAACCCCCGCAGGCCGTGAAGGGCGGGTTTTCCTGGTCGATGGCACGCTGCTGTTTTGGTTCGGCGCCCGCCTCGCGAAGGCCGTGGCAGTGTTGGTCGAAGTGATCGGCGGTGTTGGGCTGCAGGATGCCCGGCCCTGGCCGTAGGGCGGCGGCGCGCTTCCCTGTGAGGAAGGGGGCACGGTTTGAAAGTGTCTTGGCACGGTGCGGTTTGGAGGCCGCATAGGGCTTCGTGCGGGTTACCGCAGGTTTTTCATCTGTTGTTTGGCCGAAGGCACACACCAGGAACGCCCGCTGGCGACCAGTACCCGGCACAACCAGGCTTCGACCACATCGCGCTCTTCGCGGTGCACCACGGCCACCTCGTGAGCGCGGTGCAAAATGTAGGGGTAAGGAATTTGCGGTACCCGGCGGCTTTGCCATACCAGCACGGCGTGGAGGGTGGCTAAGGCTTCCGCGTCTTCGGCAACCCAGGCAGGAATTTCCACCCGGGCGATGTTGGCCCGCTGAGGGTCGAGCGAGGTGTTGAGGTAGAAGAAGTGCAATGCCAGGGGGCCAGCGTAGTCTTTTCGCGATTGCGAAGCGAGGCCAAATACTGCCGAGCGCTGGCCGGGTTTCAGCAGGTGCCCGAACAGCGCTGTGTCGGTCACGCCTTGCAGCCGGGCCTCCCCGCGGCTGATGGCCTGCGCCTCGTGCTTCGAGGGCGCTTTGTCGAGCAAGGCCAGTTCCAGCAGATGCACGACCAGATTCGCGTGGGGTTTGTCGACGAAGCCCGCGGCAATGGCCTTGTAACGCTGCAAAGTCTCCAGGCTTTTGCGGTAGGCTTCCAAAGCCGTGCGGAAACTGCTGCCTTCCTCGTCTTTGGCTCCCCACAATTCCAGCGGGCCATCGGTCAGGGCCAGCACGGGGGCTTCGGCAGGCAGGTCCGCGACAAACGCTTCCCAGGGCGCTTCATCGGCAGGCGGCTTGCCGGTGTGGAGGGCTTCCACGATGTCGGCCAGCACCGCGCGCTCGCGCAAGTCGCGCTGCAGGCTGACCTGCAGGTGCCCGGTGGCTAACGCTTCGGGCGTCCAAAGGGTGCTGGTGACGTGCGTGCGCGGGGGGATGCCCGC contains:
- a CDS encoding NOL1/NOP2/sun family putative RNA methylase, with protein sequence MAASCSRAPTPNFWRNRGFIAKPTTCKPVTTQGHSVASLPPLFLDRMAHLLGDEYPAFQEALRARPHIGLRVNTLKLGVEEAPKRLPFALTPVPWCRAGFRVTDGSRPGKHPYHAAGLYYLQEPSAMAPAEILAPQPGERVLDLAAAPGGKTTHLAALMQNEGLLIASDVQPKRVHEMTNNLDRWGATHLAVLVEQPRRLAERLGAFFDRVLVDAPCSGEGMFRKDPSARRTWTPNHVARCARIQEGILRHAARLVRPGGFLLYSTCTFAPEEDEGTIGRFLAAHPDYEVVTIPAAHGLARARPEWAAAPPEVAGAVRLWPHKVAGEGHFVVLLRRREDAPPGPSLPLLRPRPPRGELLAHYRTFVAETLCCEPVPRDRLAVFGNRLYALPEGLPDLKGLKVERFGWWLGSFKTGRFEPSHALALALTADDFLQTVDFAADAPEALAYLRRQPIAASGPDGWVAVTVEGFPLGWARRVQGVLKSKAPRWLGRI
- a CDS encoding ABC transporter ATP-binding protein, whose protein sequence is MSLQAREEKLGKGYDPQVARRLWGFLKPYKHRFLTALILMLGASAASVAGPYFVKMAIDQGIAGHSRPALARAVLLYLGVAAILWLFTFLRVNIMARVGQAIIYDLRQQMFAHIQNLSLGFFNHYGVGRMISRLINDVGVLRQFLTWAVLAVVRDLFTLAGIVVVMLSMDWRLSLLTFTVLPLMALATARFRKLARENYRKVRAAISWVNAVLAENIHGVRVVQAFVREERNLQTFRDEVNRHNLEVNLQAAKVTSLFFPTIDFLGKVATAVVVYFGGAAVLGQHITAGVLVAFVLYIDRFFEPIRSLSQRYDQFQSTMAGGERIFALLDTSPEVHDAPDAIDLPPIRGDVDFDHVWFYYPDAPDVPVLEDIDLHVPAGQTLALVGETGAGKTTIVKLVSRFYDPTRGRVLVDGYDLRHVTQRSLRRQMGVVLQEPFLFSGSVRENIRFGRLDASDEEVEAAAQAVGAHDFIMRLPEGYETPVAEGGLMLSVGQRQLISFARALLADPRILILDEATSSVDTQTERLIQQALARLLQGRTAFVIAHRLSTIVHADQIAVVDQGRVVELGTHAELMAKNGLYARLYRMGFREME
- a CDS encoding ABC transporter substrate-binding protein, with product MPARAVPAAAPPELPAPPRRVVSLVPSVTESLFDLGLGKAVAGVTDYCIHPAEAVAGLPKVGGPKNPQLEAILALQPDLVIANREENTPAVVRALEAAGVPVWVTFPNTVAETVAFLRDLAALFRSPAAERRAEAIAQAVEAARRLPRRRWRYFVPIWEGETRGLRWWMTFNRHTYPHDLLALLGGENIFADRQRRYPLEADLGLAPERPAPGRDRRYPRVRLEEIVAGQPEVVLLPDEPCTYDARGREAMLALLAETPAGREGRVFLVDGTLLFWFGARLAKAVAVLVEVIGGVGLQDARPWP
- a CDS encoding DNA double-strand break repair nuclease NurA translates to MPLDYQSVYAAVARWESQVKGFYEKQEAREKEAWESLHAWSERLEPLAQRVAKAMDEIPYWRSAMPAQEPLTQAVDPPADAANRVAKAVVLAADGSQIEPNPHASVYFALVNVGAVAMVAGIPPRTHVTSTLWTPEALATGHLQVSLQRDLRERAVLADIVEALHTGKPPADEAPWEAFVADLPAEAPVLALTDGPLELWGAKDEEGSSFRTALEAYRKSLETLQRYKAIAAGFVDKPHANLVVHLLELALLDKAPSKHEAQAISRGEARLQGVTDTALFGHLLKPGQRSAVFGLASQSRKDYAGPLALHFFYLNTSLDPQRANIARVEIPAWVAEDAEALATLHAVLVWQSRRVPQIPYPYILHRAHEVAVVHREERDVVEAWLCRVLVASGRSWCVPSAKQQMKNLR